In one window of Gossypium arboreum isolate Shixiya-1 chromosome 4, ASM2569848v2, whole genome shotgun sequence DNA:
- the LOC108460842 gene encoding two-component response regulator-like PRR37 isoform X3 — MRNEDRSETSSERRTKKLKFLESQAEFTAVSNGLLAWKILEDLTNHIDLVLSEVVMPCLSGIGLLCKIMNHKTRKNIPVIMMSSHDSMNIVLKCLSKGAVDFLVKPIRKNELKNLWQHVWRKCHSSSCSGSGSGIQTQKSTKSKSGGSDNNTGNNEEDDIGSVGLNAQDRSDNGSGTQSSWTKRAIEVDSSQPISARDQVMHSRSEVLGNSWVPVTITRECDSRDDELDNAVKGKDLEIGVPKITALQLENPSEKVNTIAAGGNQEKLSELNPSKDDEKLEKAQLELTGEKPGVDLVNRAADVIGVISKNTDAQIESAVFDIPDSLPKVSDTKGKVIYKTKEMPSLVLSLKRLIDVGDSGTSAHERNVLRHSDLSAFSRYNSGSTANQAPIGNVGSCSPLDNSLEATNTDSMKNFHSNSNNMPPNQQSNGSSNNNDMGSTTNNAFSKSAVLNDKPASKTSGPSSAFQPVQKGHATAMQSPAEDKADAAIGKKILAKAKGTDQQVQVQHHHHHYYHYHHHVHKMPQNQKLDNQDDLCQCGSSNMSSAPHVEANAGNHSSNGSAPESNHGSNGQNGNITALNSRGLNLESENGLLGKGGTVGGIGFGGSNGADQNRFSQREAALNKFRQKRKERCFEKKVRYQSRKKLAEQRPRIRGQFVRQVPENKNKDTNC, encoded by the exons ATGAGGAATGAGGATCGATCTGAAACGAGTTCCGAAAG AAGAACAAAAAAACTGAAGTTTCTTGAATCACAAGCTGAAT TTACTGCTGTGTCAAATGGTTTGCTAGCTTGGAAGATCTTGGAAGATCTAACCAATCATATTGATCTTGTTTTAAGTGAGGTAGTAATGCCTTGTTTGTCAGGCATTGGCCTTTTATGCAAGATAATGAACCACAAAACTCGCAAGAATATTCCAGTGATTA TGATGTCTTCTCATGATTCTATGAACATAGTCTTGAAGTGTTTGTCCAAGGGTGCAGTCGACTTTTTAGTTAAGCCCATTCGAAAGAATGAGCTTAAAAATCTTTGGCAGCATGTTTGGCGGAAATGCCACAGC TCTAGTTGTAGCGGAAGTGGGAGTGGCATACAGACTCAAAAATCCACAAAATCAAAGAGTGGTGGTTCAGACAACAATACTGGAAATAATGAGGAGGATGACATCGGAAGTGTGGGATTGAATGCGCAGGATAGAAGTGACAATGGAAGTGGCACTCAG AGCTCGTGGACAAAGAGGGCGATAGAGGTTGACAGCTCCCAGCCAATATCAGCACGAGACCAGGTCATGCATTCAAGGTCTGAAGTGCTTGGTAATAGCTGGGTTCCTGTAACAATCACGAGGGAGTGTGACAGTCGGGATGATGAACTTG ACAATGCAGTTAAGGGAAAAGATTTAGAGATAGGAGTTCCTAAAATTACAGCTTTGCAGCTTGAAAACCCAAGTGAAAAGGTCAATACCATCGCAGCAGGTGGTAATCAAGAAAAATTATCTGAACTCAACCCTAGTAAAGATGATGAGAAACTAGAAAAGGCACAATTGGAGCTTACTGGTGAGAAACCCGGTGTTGATTTGGTAAATCGAGCTGCTGATGTGATAGGTGTCATCTCCAAGAACACCGATGCACAGATAGAAAGTGCAGTCTTTGACATCCCAGATAGTCTACCCAAGGTCTCCGATACAAAAGGTAAGGTCATCTACAAAACAAAGGAAATGCCTTCCCTCGTGCTAAGTTTAAAGAGACTGATAGATGTTGGAGATAGTGGAACAAGTGCCCATGAGCGAAATGTGTTGAGACATTCGGACCTTTCAGCCTTCTCAAG ATATAATTCTGGTTCAACTGCTAATCAGGCTCCAATAGGAAATGTTGGTAGTTGTTCTCCTCTTGATAATAGCTTGGAGGCTACTAATACGGATTCTATGAAGAATTTCCACTCGAACTCGAATAACATGCCTCCAAATCAACAGTCCAATGGAAGTAGTAACAATAATGACATGGGTTCAACCACTAACAATGCCTTTAGCAAATCAGCAGTTCTCAATGACAAGCCAGCATCTAAAACTTCGGGTCCCTCTTCAGCTTTCCAACCTGTCCAGAAGGGCCATGCTACTGCAATGCAATCTCCGGCAGAAGATAAGGCTGATGCTGCAATCGGCAAGAAGATTTTAGCTAAAGCAAAGGGCACGGACCAACAGGTGCAAGTGCAGCATCACCATCACCACTATTACCACTACCACCATCATGTCCATAAGATGCCCCAAAATCAGAAATTAGATAACCAGGATGATCTTTGCCAGTGTGGGTCATCGAATATGTCAAGTGCACCACATGTTGAAGCCAATGCTGGCAACCATAGTTCAAATGGAAGTGCACCGGAAAGTAACCATGGAAGCAATGGACAGAATGGGAACATCACTGCATTAAATAGTAGGGGACTAAATCTCGAAAGTGAGAATGGGCTTCTGGGGAAAGGCGGAACTGTTGGTGGAATTGGATTTGGAGGCAGTAATGGGGCTGATCAAAACCGTTTTTCTCAAAGAGAAGCCGCTTTGAACAAATTCCGccagaaaaggaaagaaagatgctTTGAGAAGAAG GTTCGATATCAGAGTAGAAAGAAGCTGGCTGAGCAGAGACCACGGATTCGAGGACAGTTTGTACGACAAGTCCCAGAAAACAAAAACAAGGATACCAATTGCTAA
- the LOC108460842 gene encoding two-component response regulator-like PRR37 isoform X1, with translation MGIVQMNNNGPVAGGWVELNTHICDENTNIRDGVTGEGQGLSDEDESRINEDVENRNNGKKAVVQLRGPLVCWERFLPLRSLKVLLVENDDSTRHVVCALLRNCGYEVTAVSNGLLAWKILEDLTNHIDLVLSEVVMPCLSGIGLLCKIMNHKTRKNIPVIMMSSHDSMNIVLKCLSKGAVDFLVKPIRKNELKNLWQHVWRKCHSSSCSGSGSGIQTQKSTKSKSGGSDNNTGNNEEDDIGSVGLNAQDRSDNGSGTQSSWTKRAIEVDSSQPISARDQVMHSRSEVLGNSWVPVTITRECDSRDDELDNAVKGKDLEIGVPKITALQLENPSEKVNTIAAGGNQEKLSELNPSKDDEKLEKAQLELTGEKPGVDLVNRAADVIGVISKNTDAQIESAVFDIPDSLPKVSDTKGKVIYKTKEMPSLVLSLKRLIDVGDSGTSAHERNVLRHSDLSAFSRYNSGSTANQAPIGNVGSCSPLDNSLEATNTDSMKNFHSNSNNMPPNQQSNGSSNNNDMGSTTNNAFSKSAVLNDKPASKTSGPSSAFQPVQKGHATAMQSPAEDKADAAIGKKILAKAKGTDQQVQVQHHHHHYYHYHHHVHKMPQNQKLDNQDDLCQCGSSNMSSAPHVEANAGNHSSNGSAPESNHGSNGQNGNITALNSRGLNLESENGLLGKGGTVGGIGFGGSNGADQNRFSQREAALNKFRQKRKERCFEKKVRYQSRKKLAEQRPRIRGQFVRQVPENKNKDTNC, from the exons ATGGGGATTGTTCAAATGAATAATAATGGTCCCGTGGCTGGTGGATGGGTTGAACTGAATACACATATCTGTGATGAGAACACGAACATAAGGGATGGAGTCACGGGTGAGGGGCAGGGCCTCTCTGACGAAGATGAGTCACGTATTAATGAGGATGTGGAAAACAGAAATAATGGGAAGAAAGCGGTGGTTCAGCTTCGTGGTCCTTTAGTTTGCTGGGAGAGGTTTTTACCACTAAGGTCTCTGAAGGTTCTATTGGTTGAAAACGATGACTCAACTCGACATGTTGTTTGCGCATTGCTGCGAAATTGTGGCTATGAAG TTACTGCTGTGTCAAATGGTTTGCTAGCTTGGAAGATCTTGGAAGATCTAACCAATCATATTGATCTTGTTTTAAGTGAGGTAGTAATGCCTTGTTTGTCAGGCATTGGCCTTTTATGCAAGATAATGAACCACAAAACTCGCAAGAATATTCCAGTGATTA TGATGTCTTCTCATGATTCTATGAACATAGTCTTGAAGTGTTTGTCCAAGGGTGCAGTCGACTTTTTAGTTAAGCCCATTCGAAAGAATGAGCTTAAAAATCTTTGGCAGCATGTTTGGCGGAAATGCCACAGC TCTAGTTGTAGCGGAAGTGGGAGTGGCATACAGACTCAAAAATCCACAAAATCAAAGAGTGGTGGTTCAGACAACAATACTGGAAATAATGAGGAGGATGACATCGGAAGTGTGGGATTGAATGCGCAGGATAGAAGTGACAATGGAAGTGGCACTCAG AGCTCGTGGACAAAGAGGGCGATAGAGGTTGACAGCTCCCAGCCAATATCAGCACGAGACCAGGTCATGCATTCAAGGTCTGAAGTGCTTGGTAATAGCTGGGTTCCTGTAACAATCACGAGGGAGTGTGACAGTCGGGATGATGAACTTG ACAATGCAGTTAAGGGAAAAGATTTAGAGATAGGAGTTCCTAAAATTACAGCTTTGCAGCTTGAAAACCCAAGTGAAAAGGTCAATACCATCGCAGCAGGTGGTAATCAAGAAAAATTATCTGAACTCAACCCTAGTAAAGATGATGAGAAACTAGAAAAGGCACAATTGGAGCTTACTGGTGAGAAACCCGGTGTTGATTTGGTAAATCGAGCTGCTGATGTGATAGGTGTCATCTCCAAGAACACCGATGCACAGATAGAAAGTGCAGTCTTTGACATCCCAGATAGTCTACCCAAGGTCTCCGATACAAAAGGTAAGGTCATCTACAAAACAAAGGAAATGCCTTCCCTCGTGCTAAGTTTAAAGAGACTGATAGATGTTGGAGATAGTGGAACAAGTGCCCATGAGCGAAATGTGTTGAGACATTCGGACCTTTCAGCCTTCTCAAG ATATAATTCTGGTTCAACTGCTAATCAGGCTCCAATAGGAAATGTTGGTAGTTGTTCTCCTCTTGATAATAGCTTGGAGGCTACTAATACGGATTCTATGAAGAATTTCCACTCGAACTCGAATAACATGCCTCCAAATCAACAGTCCAATGGAAGTAGTAACAATAATGACATGGGTTCAACCACTAACAATGCCTTTAGCAAATCAGCAGTTCTCAATGACAAGCCAGCATCTAAAACTTCGGGTCCCTCTTCAGCTTTCCAACCTGTCCAGAAGGGCCATGCTACTGCAATGCAATCTCCGGCAGAAGATAAGGCTGATGCTGCAATCGGCAAGAAGATTTTAGCTAAAGCAAAGGGCACGGACCAACAGGTGCAAGTGCAGCATCACCATCACCACTATTACCACTACCACCATCATGTCCATAAGATGCCCCAAAATCAGAAATTAGATAACCAGGATGATCTTTGCCAGTGTGGGTCATCGAATATGTCAAGTGCACCACATGTTGAAGCCAATGCTGGCAACCATAGTTCAAATGGAAGTGCACCGGAAAGTAACCATGGAAGCAATGGACAGAATGGGAACATCACTGCATTAAATAGTAGGGGACTAAATCTCGAAAGTGAGAATGGGCTTCTGGGGAAAGGCGGAACTGTTGGTGGAATTGGATTTGGAGGCAGTAATGGGGCTGATCAAAACCGTTTTTCTCAAAGAGAAGCCGCTTTGAACAAATTCCGccagaaaaggaaagaaagatgctTTGAGAAGAAG GTTCGATATCAGAGTAGAAAGAAGCTGGCTGAGCAGAGACCACGGATTCGAGGACAGTTTGTACGACAAGTCCCAGAAAACAAAAACAAGGATACCAATTGCTAA
- the LOC108460842 gene encoding two-component response regulator-like PRR37 isoform X2 — MGIVQMNNNGPVAGGWVELNTHICDENTNIRDGVTGEGQGLSDEDESRINEDVENRNNGKKAVVQLRGPLVCWERFLPLRSLKVLLVENDDSTRHVVCALLRNCGYEVTAVSNGLLAWKILEDLTNHIDLVLSEVVMPCLSGIGLLCKIMNHKTRKNIPVIMMSSHDSMNIVLKCLSKGAVDFLVKPIRKNELKNLWQHVWRKCHSSSCSGSGSGIQTQKSTKSKSGGSDNNTGNNEEDDIGSVGLNAQDRSDNGSGTQSSWTKRAIEVDSSQPISARDQVMHSRSEVLGNSWVPVTITRECDSRDDELVKGKDLEIGVPKITALQLENPSEKVNTIAAGGNQEKLSELNPSKDDEKLEKAQLELTGEKPGVDLVNRAADVIGVISKNTDAQIESAVFDIPDSLPKVSDTKGKVIYKTKEMPSLVLSLKRLIDVGDSGTSAHERNVLRHSDLSAFSRYNSGSTANQAPIGNVGSCSPLDNSLEATNTDSMKNFHSNSNNMPPNQQSNGSSNNNDMGSTTNNAFSKSAVLNDKPASKTSGPSSAFQPVQKGHATAMQSPAEDKADAAIGKKILAKAKGTDQQVQVQHHHHHYYHYHHHVHKMPQNQKLDNQDDLCQCGSSNMSSAPHVEANAGNHSSNGSAPESNHGSNGQNGNITALNSRGLNLESENGLLGKGGTVGGIGFGGSNGADQNRFSQREAALNKFRQKRKERCFEKKVRYQSRKKLAEQRPRIRGQFVRQVPENKNKDTNC, encoded by the exons ATGGGGATTGTTCAAATGAATAATAATGGTCCCGTGGCTGGTGGATGGGTTGAACTGAATACACATATCTGTGATGAGAACACGAACATAAGGGATGGAGTCACGGGTGAGGGGCAGGGCCTCTCTGACGAAGATGAGTCACGTATTAATGAGGATGTGGAAAACAGAAATAATGGGAAGAAAGCGGTGGTTCAGCTTCGTGGTCCTTTAGTTTGCTGGGAGAGGTTTTTACCACTAAGGTCTCTGAAGGTTCTATTGGTTGAAAACGATGACTCAACTCGACATGTTGTTTGCGCATTGCTGCGAAATTGTGGCTATGAAG TTACTGCTGTGTCAAATGGTTTGCTAGCTTGGAAGATCTTGGAAGATCTAACCAATCATATTGATCTTGTTTTAAGTGAGGTAGTAATGCCTTGTTTGTCAGGCATTGGCCTTTTATGCAAGATAATGAACCACAAAACTCGCAAGAATATTCCAGTGATTA TGATGTCTTCTCATGATTCTATGAACATAGTCTTGAAGTGTTTGTCCAAGGGTGCAGTCGACTTTTTAGTTAAGCCCATTCGAAAGAATGAGCTTAAAAATCTTTGGCAGCATGTTTGGCGGAAATGCCACAGC TCTAGTTGTAGCGGAAGTGGGAGTGGCATACAGACTCAAAAATCCACAAAATCAAAGAGTGGTGGTTCAGACAACAATACTGGAAATAATGAGGAGGATGACATCGGAAGTGTGGGATTGAATGCGCAGGATAGAAGTGACAATGGAAGTGGCACTCAG AGCTCGTGGACAAAGAGGGCGATAGAGGTTGACAGCTCCCAGCCAATATCAGCACGAGACCAGGTCATGCATTCAAGGTCTGAAGTGCTTGGTAATAGCTGGGTTCCTGTAACAATCACGAGGGAGTGTGACAGTCGGGATGATGAACTTG TTAAGGGAAAAGATTTAGAGATAGGAGTTCCTAAAATTACAGCTTTGCAGCTTGAAAACCCAAGTGAAAAGGTCAATACCATCGCAGCAGGTGGTAATCAAGAAAAATTATCTGAACTCAACCCTAGTAAAGATGATGAGAAACTAGAAAAGGCACAATTGGAGCTTACTGGTGAGAAACCCGGTGTTGATTTGGTAAATCGAGCTGCTGATGTGATAGGTGTCATCTCCAAGAACACCGATGCACAGATAGAAAGTGCAGTCTTTGACATCCCAGATAGTCTACCCAAGGTCTCCGATACAAAAGGTAAGGTCATCTACAAAACAAAGGAAATGCCTTCCCTCGTGCTAAGTTTAAAGAGACTGATAGATGTTGGAGATAGTGGAACAAGTGCCCATGAGCGAAATGTGTTGAGACATTCGGACCTTTCAGCCTTCTCAAG ATATAATTCTGGTTCAACTGCTAATCAGGCTCCAATAGGAAATGTTGGTAGTTGTTCTCCTCTTGATAATAGCTTGGAGGCTACTAATACGGATTCTATGAAGAATTTCCACTCGAACTCGAATAACATGCCTCCAAATCAACAGTCCAATGGAAGTAGTAACAATAATGACATGGGTTCAACCACTAACAATGCCTTTAGCAAATCAGCAGTTCTCAATGACAAGCCAGCATCTAAAACTTCGGGTCCCTCTTCAGCTTTCCAACCTGTCCAGAAGGGCCATGCTACTGCAATGCAATCTCCGGCAGAAGATAAGGCTGATGCTGCAATCGGCAAGAAGATTTTAGCTAAAGCAAAGGGCACGGACCAACAGGTGCAAGTGCAGCATCACCATCACCACTATTACCACTACCACCATCATGTCCATAAGATGCCCCAAAATCAGAAATTAGATAACCAGGATGATCTTTGCCAGTGTGGGTCATCGAATATGTCAAGTGCACCACATGTTGAAGCCAATGCTGGCAACCATAGTTCAAATGGAAGTGCACCGGAAAGTAACCATGGAAGCAATGGACAGAATGGGAACATCACTGCATTAAATAGTAGGGGACTAAATCTCGAAAGTGAGAATGGGCTTCTGGGGAAAGGCGGAACTGTTGGTGGAATTGGATTTGGAGGCAGTAATGGGGCTGATCAAAACCGTTTTTCTCAAAGAGAAGCCGCTTTGAACAAATTCCGccagaaaaggaaagaaagatgctTTGAGAAGAAG GTTCGATATCAGAGTAGAAAGAAGCTGGCTGAGCAGAGACCACGGATTCGAGGACAGTTTGTACGACAAGTCCCAGAAAACAAAAACAAGGATACCAATTGCTAA